Proteins encoded in a region of the Parcubacteria group bacterium genome:
- a CDS encoding four helix bundle protein has protein sequence MEQKQFSNNGKKKYDLEERTAKFAENVIDLMRKMPNDLINQRLVPQLVASGGSLGANYCEANEAESKKDFQHKIGICKKETKETKHWLRLLARANPQFNDEFRKLWSEAQELLLIFSKILTSSRN, from the coding sequence ATGGAACAAAAACAATTTTCAAACAACGGGAAGAAGAAATATGACTTAGAGGAAAGAACGGCTAAGTTTGCGGAGAATGTGATTGATTTAATGAGAAAAATGCCGAATGATTTGATCAATCAAAGATTAGTTCCTCAATTGGTGGCTTCTGGAGGTTCTTTGGGTGCCAATTATTGCGAGGCCAATGAAGCTGAAAGCAAGAAAGATTTCCAGCACAAAATCGGAATTTGTAAAAAAGAAACTAAGGAAACGAAGCATTGGCTACGACTATTAGCCAGAGCAAATCCTCAATTTAACGATGAATTTAGAAAATTATGGTCGGAGGCCCAAGAATTATTGCTGATATTCTCCAAAATACTGACATCGAGCAGAAATTGA
- the glmS gene encoding glutamine--fructose-6-phosphate transaminase (isomerizing), with protein sequence MCGIIGYVGNKKAVPILIDGLKRLEYRGYDSAGIVVFNDDKIHLAKAKGRIIELERKISSGWNGNIGIGHTRWATHGEPSEKNAHPHTDCANRIFVCHNGIIENYKSLKGVLIRHGHIFKSETDTEVLAHIIEENLRYVDFKQAVAMALKQVHGTYGLAVMAADWPDRIITARNSSPLIIGIGSDENLIASDASAIIGRTKDVIYMNDGEIAVLTKYNVKIVDISAYVNPISFLSTSHNKIYRQDEKNAKVKVSRFKYLDISKRKEQLKWKLSDAQKGGYEHFMLKEIFEQPESISNSFRGRLVKEDGNVKLGGLESVKNKLKEINRIIVTGCGTAYLAGIIGKLMIEEASGIPCEVELASELRYRNPPADGQNLAMVAISQSGETADTLSVLKNFQDKTAPESKNLNRNKINDKKLKNNQIALGIVNVIGSTIARETDAGIYNHAGPEIGVASTKAFTSQLIILALLAVFLGRQRNNLSIEDGKKITLEIEKLPMLIKEIFKQKNKIKLIAEKYSSAKNFLYIGRKYNFPTALEGALKLKEISYIHAEGCGAGEMKHGPIAMIDENFPVVAIAPVDPAPQLRGGVDSVYDKMASNMEEIKARRGKIIAITTEGNKNIKHIADDWLYIPKTLEMLTPILAVIPLQLFAYYMGTLRRIDVDKPRNLAKSVTVE encoded by the coding sequence ATGTGCGGCATTATCGGTTATGTAGGTAATAAAAAAGCCGTCCCTATTTTAATTGATGGTTTAAAGCGTCTTGAATATCGCGGTTATGATTCAGCCGGCATTGTCGTTTTTAACGATGATAAAATTCATTTGGCAAAAGCCAAAGGCAGAATTATAGAATTAGAAAGAAAGATTTCATCAGGTTGGAATGGAAATATTGGCATTGGGCATACGCGCTGGGCAACTCACGGCGAGCCGAGTGAGAAAAATGCTCACCCCCATACCGATTGCGCCAATCGTATATTTGTCTGTCACAATGGAATAATTGAGAATTATAAATCACTGAAAGGAGTTTTAATTAGGCATGGTCATATATTTAAATCTGAAACCGACACTGAAGTTTTAGCCCATATTATAGAAGAAAATCTACGATATGTTGATTTTAAACAAGCCGTGGCAATGGCGCTCAAACAGGTTCATGGAACTTATGGCTTGGCGGTTATGGCGGCTGATTGGCCCGATAGAATAATCACCGCGCGCAATTCCAGTCCTCTTATAATAGGAATTGGGAGTGATGAAAACTTGATAGCATCGGATGCTTCGGCAATTATCGGTCGAACTAAGGACGTTATTTATATGAACGACGGCGAGATTGCGGTTTTAACAAAGTATAACGTAAAAATCGTAGATATTTCAGCATATGTAAATCCGATATCTTTTTTATCTACCTCTCACAATAAGATATATCGTCAAGATGAAAAAAACGCTAAGGTGAAAGTTTCAAGATTTAAATATTTAGATATTTCAAAAAGAAAGGAGCAACTTAAATGGAAATTAAGTGATGCACAAAAAGGCGGTTACGAACATTTTATGTTGAAGGAAATTTTTGAGCAGCCGGAATCAATTTCAAACAGTTTTCGAGGCCGATTGGTCAAAGAAGATGGGAATGTTAAACTCGGAGGTTTAGAAAGCGTGAAAAATAAATTAAAAGAAATCAACAGGATTATAGTCACCGGATGCGGAACCGCTTATTTAGCCGGAATTATCGGAAAATTGATGATTGAAGAGGCGAGTGGCATTCCTTGCGAAGTGGAACTGGCTTCTGAATTGCGTTATAGGAATCCTCCAGCCGACGGACAAAATTTAGCCATGGTAGCCATCTCCCAGTCGGGGGAAACAGCCGATACTTTGTCGGTTTTGAAAAATTTTCAAGATAAAACCGCGCCGGAATCAAAAAATCTAAATCGAAACAAAATCAATGATAAAAAATTAAAAAATAACCAAATTGCTCTCGGAATCGTCAACGTTATCGGCTCAACGATAGCGCGGGAAACTGATGCGGGCATATATAATCATGCCGGGCCGGAAATAGGAGTGGCTTCGACAAAAGCATTCACTTCCCAATTAATTATTTTAGCGCTTTTGGCGGTATTCTTAGGCCGACAAAGGAATAATTTATCGATTGAAGATGGTAAAAAGATCACTCTGGAAATTGAAAAACTTCCGATGCTGATTAAGGAAATATTCAAACAAAAAAATAAGATAAAATTGATTGCTGAAAAATACTCCAGTGCAAAAAACTTTTTATATATCGGAAGAAAGTATAATTTTCCCACGGCATTAGAAGGCGCGCTAAAGCTTAAAGAGATTTCATATATTCACGCCGAAGGATGCGGAGCCGGCGAAATGAAACACGGGCCGATTGCCATGATTGATGAAAACTTCCCGGTTGTGGCTATCGCGCCCGTTGACCCCGCCCCGCAGCTGCGGGGCGGGGTTGATAGCGTATATGATAAGATGGCTTCTAACATGGAAGAAATAAAAGCAAGGCGTGGGAAAATCATCGCCATTACAACCGAAGGAAATAAAAATATTAAACATATCGCGGATGATTGGCTCTATATACCAAAAACTTTAGAAATGCTGACGCCGATTCTGGCGGTTATTCCATTGCAGTTATTCGCGTATTATATGGGGACCTTAAGAAGAATAGACGTGGATAAGCCGCGTAATTTGGCAAAAAGTGTAACAGTTGAGTAA
- a CDS encoding leucine--tRNA ligase gives MIEKYNAIKVEKKWREYWVKSGIYKVKDKNPSFAKGFGGRRNFYHLTMFPYPSGNLHMGHWYNYAPANVFARLKRMQGYNVLSPIGFDAFGLPAENAAIARKIHPKTWTYKNIKTMREQLKSMGNIYDFSREVITADSKYYKWTQWMFLQMHKAGLAYKKKALANWCPKDQVILANEQVIDGRCWRHPDTLVIQKEVNQWMLKITDYAEELLKDLDKLDWPERTKLMQKNWIGKSEGTLIKFEIRNLKLEIPVFTTRADTLFGATYMVLSPEHPLVEKVTTKEQKEDVRHYIANAHLKTELERTSLEKEKTGVFTGSFAFNPANQEEIPIWVSDYVLMNYGTGAIMAVPAHDERDFEFAKKFNLPTINVIEDGLLVNSGEFTGLESVEGGKKITEELKEKGLGSFSIQYKMRDWVISRQRYWGAPIPIIYCEKCGIVPVQENKLPVKLPPLKNFKPVAGGKSPLARVKSFVNVKCPNCKGKATRETDTMDTFVDSSWYFLRYTDPKNKKQFASKDKLKAWLPVDMYVGGAEHAVLHLLYSRFFVKALRDSGYLEFDEPFVSLRHQGDILGSDGQRMSKSRGNVVDPDELVKKYGADTVRMYLCFMGEYSNGGPWNPNGILGIKRFLDRVWNKFLNFKSQNTKYQIPNTKYQQLLHQTIKKVGDDIEHFRFNTAISALMILFNEIEKTDITKNTAEIFLKLLSPFAPHFTEELWQKIGNNSDALRDRSSDRKRRGKSIHLEVWPKYDPKFIEVEEYDLVIQVNGKMRDKVRVSKKLKRPEVEEIVLSREIIKKYISGAKIKKTIFVPGRLINVVI, from the coding sequence ATGATTGAAAAGTATAACGCTATAAAAGTAGAAAAAAAGTGGAGAGAATACTGGGTAAAATCCGGTATTTATAAAGTTAAGGACAAAAACCCATCCTTCGCCAAAGGCTTCGGAGGGCGAAGAAATTTTTACCATCTTACGATGTTTCCGTATCCGTCGGGCAATCTTCATATGGGGCATTGGTATAATTATGCGCCGGCCAATGTTTTCGCGCGTCTTAAAAGAATGCAGGGTTACAATGTTTTGAGCCCCATCGGTTTTGACGCTTTCGGTCTTCCGGCCGAAAATGCGGCGATTGCGCGCAAAATTCACCCAAAAACTTGGACTTATAAAAATATCAAAACAATGAGAGAACAGCTTAAGTCAATGGGCAATATCTATGACTTTTCGCGCGAGGTGATTACAGCTGATTCCAAATACTACAAATGGACCCAGTGGATGTTTCTTCAAATGCATAAAGCGGGGCTTGCTTACAAGAAAAAGGCATTAGCTAACTGGTGTCCTAAAGATCAGGTAATTTTAGCAAACGAGCAGGTTATTGACGGCCGATGCTGGCGCCACCCCGATACTTTGGTTATCCAAAAAGAAGTTAACCAATGGATGTTAAAGATTACGGATTACGCGGAAGAATTACTGAAAGATTTGGATAAGTTGGATTGGCCGGAGCGCACCAAACTGATGCAGAAAAACTGGATAGGGAAATCGGAAGGAACTTTGATTAAATTCGAAATTAGAAATTTGAAATTAGAAATTCCAGTGTTTACAACACGGGCTGATACGCTTTTTGGCGCTACTTATATGGTACTTTCGCCGGAACATCCATTGGTGGAAAAAGTTACAACCAAGGAACAAAAAGAAGATGTCCGCCATTATATTGCGAATGCTCATCTTAAAACAGAGCTCGAAAGAACGAGCTTAGAGAAAGAAAAAACAGGCGTTTTTACCGGCTCTTTTGCTTTTAACCCGGCAAATCAGGAGGAAATTCCAATTTGGGTATCGGACTATGTTTTAATGAACTATGGCACGGGCGCCATTATGGCGGTGCCTGCCCATGATGAGCGGGACTTTGAATTTGCCAAAAAATTTAATTTGCCAACTATAAATGTAATAGAAGACGGGTTATTGGTAAATTCCGGCGAGTTTACAGGTTTAGAGTCTGTCGAAGGAGGGAAAAAAATCACCGAAGAACTTAAGGAAAAGGGGCTTGGTAGTTTTTCAATTCAATATAAAATGCGCGACTGGGTCATTTCCCGCCAGCGGTATTGGGGCGCCCCTATTCCAATTATCTATTGCGAGAAATGCGGGATAGTACCGGTTCAGGAAAATAAATTACCGGTAAAACTACCGCCGCTTAAAAACTTTAAACCGGTCGCCGGAGGCAAGTCGCCATTAGCGCGCGTAAAAAGTTTTGTTAATGTAAAGTGTCCGAATTGCAAGGGCAAGGCAACCAGAGAGACGGATACAATGGACACGTTTGTGGATTCTTCGTGGTACTTTCTGCGCTACACCGATCCGAAAAACAAAAAACAATTTGCTTCAAAAGACAAATTAAAAGCCTGGCTGCCGGTTGATATGTACGTCGGAGGCGCTGAGCATGCGGTTTTACATCTCCTTTATTCAAGATTTTTTGTTAAAGCTCTTCGGGATTCCGGTTATCTTGAATTTGACGAACCCTTTGTATCTTTGCGTCATCAGGGCGATATTTTGGGGAGCGATGGACAGAGGATGTCTAAATCTCGCGGCAATGTTGTTGACCCGGACGAATTGGTTAAAAAATACGGCGCCGATACGGTTAGAATGTATTTGTGTTTTATGGGCGAGTACAGCAACGGCGGACCGTGGAATCCTAACGGGATTTTAGGAATAAAGAGATTTTTAGATCGAGTGTGGAATAAATTTTTAAATTTTAAATCTCAAAATACCAAATACCAAATACCAAATACCAAATACCAGCAATTATTACATCAGACGATTAAGAAAGTAGGGGATGATATAGAGCATTTCAGATTCAATACGGCAATCAGCGCTTTAATGATTCTTTTTAATGAGATTGAAAAAACCGATATAACAAAAAATACGGCCGAAATTTTTTTGAAACTTCTATCTCCTTTTGCGCCGCACTTTACGGAAGAACTCTGGCAAAAAATAGGAAATAACTCCGACGCCCTTCGGGATCGGAGCTCCGACCGAAAGCGTCGGGGAAAATCGATTCATCTTGAAGTATGGCCAAAATATGACCCGAAATTTATTGAAGTAGAGGAATACGATCTAGTAATTCAAGTAAATGGCAAAATGCGCGATAAAGTTCGCGTTTCAAAAAAATTGAAACGCCCTGAAGTTGAAGAAATAGTTTTATCGCGAGAAATTATTAAAAAATACATTAGTGGCGCTAAAATTAAAAAAACCATATTTGTGCCGGGACGATTGATAAATGTTGTAATATAG
- a CDS encoding TatD family hydrolase translates to MTLFDSHCHLHLPQYDDDREEMIGRLKEAGIKAISVGTDLEESKKAIELTKKYPDLLWASIGLHPNDNLEENFDIGKYRELAKDQSVVAIGECGLDYAFFARERNERFQKRASAEAFGKGGLSQTRTKSQQKDIFIKQIELAKELNKPIILHCRPSAGSQDAYEDAIDILNSYFTIPDSSGNGVAHFFVGSKETAEKFIDLGFYISFAGPITFADEYKEAVEYVPLDKILIETDSPFAAPAPHRGKRNEPAYVEFVARKIAEWKGLSFDKVATQTHNNAKALFKI, encoded by the coding sequence ATGACATTATTTGACTCTCATTGTCACCTTCATCTTCCTCAATACGATGATGATCGTGAGGAAATGATTGGCCGGCTAAAAGAAGCGGGTATTAAAGCTATAAGCGTTGGAACTGATTTAGAGGAATCTAAGAAAGCCATTGAACTAACTAAAAAATACCCGGATTTGTTATGGGCTTCTATTGGTTTACACCCGAATGATAATTTAGAAGAAAATTTTGATATTGGTAAATATAGAGAATTGGCAAAAGATCAAAGTGTCGTCGCTATAGGCGAGTGCGGACTGGATTATGCCTTTTTTGCCCGCGAGCGAAACGAGCGGTTTCAAAAAAGAGCATCCGCCGAAGCCTTTGGCAAAGGCGGATTGTCGCAAACAAGAACTAAAAGTCAACAGAAAGATATTTTTATTAAACAAATTGAACTGGCGAAAGAATTAAACAAGCCGATTATTTTACATTGCCGTCCATCGGCTGGAAGTCAAGATGCTTACGAAGACGCGATTGATATTCTTAATTCATACTTCACAATTCCTGATTCAAGCGGTAACGGCGTTGCCCATTTTTTTGTCGGTTCCAAAGAAACCGCTGAAAAATTTATAGATTTAGGATTTTATATTTCTTTTGCCGGACCAATAACGTTTGCCGACGAATATAAAGAGGCGGTGGAGTATGTCCCACTTGATAAAATTCTTATTGAAACCGATTCGCCATTTGCGGCGCCGGCGCCGCATCGAGGAAAACGCAACGAACCGGCTTACGTTGAATTTGTGGCGCGAAAAATTGCCGAATGGAAGGGCTTAAGTTTTGACAAAGTCGCGACCCAAACTCATAATAATGCTAAAGCTTTATTTAAAATATGA
- a CDS encoding methionine--tRNA ligase: MNKIKIKFYITTAIDYVNAKPHIGHALEKIQADVLARYRRIKGDEVLFLTGTDEHGAKIVRAAEAAGKNPKDFVDENAEKFKELKKVLNLSFDDFIRTSDQKRHWPGAQKLWLKLAESGDLYKKKYRGLYCVGHEAFVTEKDLVDGKCSDHKKEPEVIEEENYFFRLSKYSKDIESLIKNDELKIIPETRKNEILSLIDQGLEDVSFSRLRKDLEWGIPVPDDPEHTMYVWCDALSNYITAIGYNEENSEFKKMWPADLHVIGKDILRFHAAIWPGMLLSAGLPLPKTIFVHGFITVDGEKMSKTVGNIVDPVEVVKKYGTDALRYYLLWDIQPTGDGDFTYEKLKERYNSGLANGIGNMVARVAKLGETISPIIYSEDEVIERNKNTKNDICERYGELIGDIKLNEALGAAFALVYSVDNYINETKPWNLKGDDLKKVVINASFLIRAFSDLIEPFLPETAEKIKAQIKFVGNKIEVKKGNNIFPRLK, from the coding sequence ATGAATAAAATCAAAATAAAATTCTATATTACGACTGCAATCGATTATGTGAATGCGAAGCCGCATATTGGCCATGCTTTGGAAAAAATTCAGGCAGATGTTCTGGCAAGGTACCGCCGGATAAAAGGCGATGAAGTTTTGTTTCTGACCGGTACTGATGAGCATGGCGCAAAAATCGTGCGGGCAGCGGAAGCGGCCGGGAAAAATCCAAAAGATTTTGTGGATGAAAACGCGGAGAAATTTAAGGAACTTAAAAAAGTTCTTAATTTATCGTTTGATGATTTTATCAGAACAAGCGACCAGAAACGTCATTGGCCAGGCGCGCAAAAGTTATGGCTTAAGCTGGCGGAATCCGGCGATTTATATAAAAAGAAATATCGCGGGCTTTACTGCGTGGGACACGAAGCTTTTGTCACCGAAAAAGATTTGGTTGACGGCAAATGCAGCGATCATAAAAAAGAACCGGAAGTAATAGAGGAAGAAAATTATTTTTTTCGTCTTTCAAAATATTCAAAGGATATAGAGTCATTGATTAAGAATGATGAATTAAAAATAATTCCCGAGACCCGCAAAAACGAAATTTTGTCTTTAATTGATCAGGGGTTGGAAGATGTAAGTTTTTCCCGTCTTCGTAAAGACTTGGAGTGGGGTATCCCAGTACCGGACGACCCGGAACATACAATGTACGTTTGGTGTGATGCGCTCTCAAATTATATTACCGCAATTGGATATAATGAAGAAAATTCGGAGTTTAAAAAAATGTGGCCAGCCGATTTGCATGTTATCGGCAAAGATATTTTAAGATTCCATGCGGCTATTTGGCCTGGGATGCTTCTTTCAGCTGGTTTGCCGCTTCCTAAAACAATTTTTGTTCACGGGTTCATAACCGTAGACGGAGAAAAAATGTCAAAAACAGTCGGAAATATAGTTGACCCAGTCGAGGTAGTTAAAAAATACGGCACCGATGCTTTGCGTTATTATCTTTTGTGGGATATTCAGCCAACCGGCGATGGCGATTTTACTTACGAAAAACTTAAAGAAAGGTATAATAGCGGCCTTGCTAACGGCATTGGCAATATGGTGGCGCGTGTTGCGAAATTGGGTGAAACGATTTCTCCTATTATCTATTCGGAAGATGAAGTAATAGAACGGAATAAGAATACTAAAAATGATATTTGTGAGCGGTATGGTGAATTAATTGGTGATATCAAACTTAACGAAGCACTGGGCGCAGCTTTCGCTCTTGTTTATTCCGTAGACAACTATATTAATGAAACCAAACCTTGGAATCTAAAAGGCGACGATTTGAAAAAAGTTGTTATCAATGCCTCTTTCTTAATCCGAGCGTTTTCCGATTTAATTGAGCCGTTTTTGCCAGAGACAGCAGAAAAAATTAAGGCACAGATAAAGTTTGTCGGAAACAAAATAGAAGTCAAAAAAGGAAACAACATTTTTCCGAGATTAAAATGA
- a CDS encoding AI-2E family transporter: MASESKTIIEISPKTIFLVLGIGVLAVLVYMVRDIIGILIFAIIIASALEPLLVYGESKKVPRLLSLIFLYILFFVFFAAVIYIIFPLLLDQFQDFTENYPTYFGKLEEAAGTITFLPGLSANIHDLLDQLTEQIPSFTSLLSYVSEIFGGIVSFVVILVISFYLALSKGALDDFLRSMMPPQFEASIHGLWIRAQKKMGRWLQAQILLSFIMALVVGIGLWILGVKYAFLAAVIVGIFEIVPFVGPIVGGAVATLLALSQSPILGIWTLVFFIAAQQLENHVLVPLLIKKLVGLNPVTVILAILIGAKLGGILGIILAVPLAAVVDEFFEGLAKRKNISHPELS, translated from the coding sequence ATGGCAAGCGAATCAAAAACAATTATAGAAATTTCACCCAAAACTATATTCTTAGTTCTCGGCATAGGCGTTTTGGCGGTTTTGGTTTATATGGTTCGCGACATCATTGGTATTTTGATTTTTGCAATTATAATCGCCTCGGCTCTGGAGCCGCTTCTTGTTTACGGCGAAAGCAAAAAGGTGCCCCGGCTTTTATCTTTGATTTTTCTTTACATCTTGTTTTTTGTATTTTTTGCGGCAGTTATTTACATTATTTTCCCGCTTTTACTTGATCAGTTTCAAGATTTCACAGAGAATTACCCGACTTATTTTGGAAAGCTTGAAGAAGCGGCCGGGACCATTACATTTTTACCCGGTCTTTCGGCTAACATTCACGACCTGCTCGATCAGTTAACGGAACAAATTCCCAGTTTTACTTCTCTGCTTTCTTATGTTTCGGAGATTTTCGGCGGCATTGTTTCCTTTGTCGTGATTCTTGTTATCTCTTTTTATCTTGCGCTTTCAAAAGGCGCTCTTGATGACTTTTTGCGGTCAATGATGCCGCCGCAGTTTGAGGCCTCTATACATGGCCTTTGGATTCGCGCCCAGAAGAAAATGGGGCGCTGGTTGCAGGCACAGATACTTTTGAGTTTTATTATGGCTCTTGTGGTGGGTATCGGCCTTTGGATTCTCGGAGTAAAGTACGCGTTTCTGGCGGCTGTAATTGTTGGTATTTTTGAAATAGTGCCGTTTGTCGGTCCGATTGTTGGCGGCGCGGTTGCGACACTCTTGGCTTTGTCACAATCGCCGATTTTAGGGATTTGGACGCTCGTATTTTTTATTGCCGCTCAGCAATTGGAAAATCACGTGCTTGTTCCGCTTTTAATAAAAAAACTGGTCGGATTAAATCCGGTCACCGTTATTTTAGCGATTTTAATCGGCGCCAAACTCGGCGGAATTTTAGGAATTATTCTGGCCGTGCCGCTCGCGGCGGTGGTTGATGAGTTTTTTGAGGGTCTGGCAAAAAGAAAAAACATTTCCCATCCGGAATTATCTTAG
- a CDS encoding insulinase family protein yields the protein MYKKTTLPNGLRIITVPMLKTETVTVLVLVATGSKYETKEINGISHFLEHMTFKGTKKHPTSLSIVEPLDRIGAQFNAFTSQEYTGYYAKADAKHSDMILDIISDITLNPVFNQKEIDKERGVIIEEINMYEDSPIRKIDDIWTELLYGDQPAGWDTAGKKEIIAKLQRNNFVKYHSDHYVAPRTILVVAGKINPDYILKKAKNLFKTISSRSGKEKLPTKEYQNKPQVKTFYKKTDQTHIAVGVRAYSIFDERRFALEVLATILGGGMSSRLFDLLRDKMGAAYYVRTSHDGATDTGNLTTWAGIDNQRIEAILTAILGEYKKIKQNKVSKNELDKAKERIEGSLILSIETSDELASFYGFQEILKNEILGPYDIIKKVQQVTATDVYDAANDIFRPEKLNLAMIGPVKDGKNLQSLLKL from the coding sequence ATGTATAAAAAAACCACATTACCAAATGGCTTAAGAATAATCACCGTGCCAATGCTAAAAACCGAAACGGTAACGGTTTTAGTTTTAGTTGCCACCGGCTCAAAATACGAAACCAAGGAAATCAACGGGATATCCCATTTCTTGGAACACATGACTTTTAAAGGAACGAAAAAACATCCGACATCACTATCCATTGTTGAACCTCTTGATAGAATCGGCGCCCAATTCAATGCTTTTACCAGCCAAGAATACACCGGTTACTATGCCAAGGCCGATGCTAAACATTCGGACATGATTTTAGATATTATTTCCGATATCACTTTAAATCCGGTTTTTAATCAGAAAGAAATAGACAAAGAAAGGGGGGTGATTATTGAAGAAATAAACATGTATGAAGACAGCCCCATTAGAAAGATTGACGATATTTGGACAGAGTTATTATATGGTGACCAGCCGGCCGGTTGGGATACGGCGGGAAAAAAAGAAATAATCGCGAAACTGCAAAGAAATAATTTCGTTAAATATCATAGCGATCATTATGTTGCTCCGAGAACTATCCTTGTCGTCGCTGGAAAAATTAATCCAGATTACATTTTAAAAAAAGCAAAAAATCTTTTTAAAACGATTAGTAGCCGTTCCGGAAAGGAAAAACTTCCGACAAAAGAATACCAAAATAAACCACAAGTCAAAACATTTTATAAGAAAACAGACCAAACGCATATTGCTGTCGGCGTTCGTGCTTATAGTATTTTTGATGAAAGAAGGTTTGCTCTGGAAGTACTGGCTACAATTTTAGGCGGAGGGATGTCGTCAAGATTATTTGATCTTTTGCGCGATAAAATGGGCGCCGCCTATTATGTAAGGACTTCGCATGATGGAGCTACTGATACCGGCAATTTAACCACCTGGGCCGGTATTGATAACCAACGAATTGAGGCGATACTAACGGCTATTTTAGGCGAATACAAAAAGATAAAACAAAATAAGGTTAGTAAAAATGAACTTGATAAAGCCAAAGAAAGAATAGAAGGAAGTTTGATTTTAAGTATTGAAACGTCGGACGAATTGGCAAGTTTTTACGGCTTTCAGGAAATCTTAAAGAATGAAATTTTAGGGCCATATGATATAATCAAGAAAGTGCAGCAAGTTACCGCTACCGACGTTTATGACGCGGCTAACGACATCTTCCGGCCGGAAAAACTTAATCTGGCAATGATTGGGCCGGTTAAAGATGGAAAAAATTTACAGAGTCTTTTAAAGCTATAA
- a CDS encoding glycine--tRNA ligase — protein MEKIVSLAKRRGFIFPGSEIYGGLANSWDYGPLGVELKNNIKQLWWKKFVQNRDDIIGIDSALIMNPKVWEASGHVATFNDPLVECKKCNYRERSDILIALEYPEPIVHDIDPIKQLKNLIKLNIKCPNGGVHDWTIPRQFNLMFKTNLGPVESRENVVYLRPETAQGMFVDFKNVLDTSRKTVPFGIAQIGKAFRNEITPGNFIFRTREFEQMEIEYFIPVPKKDKDWQEHFEYWRKEMHDWMEKDLGLDKKHIYELEVPEDKRAHYSKRTIDFEYDFPFGKNELYGLAYRTDFDLRNHYKETAPYRDSQTGEEFWPHVIEPTWGVDRSILAVLIEHYAEDNDRVLLKLPSKLAPYKVAVFPLLANKPELVNKAKEIYDELKQNFMVAWDDRGNIGKRYYAQDEIGTPFCITVDFDSLEDKKVTVRNRDMMKQERVAVKDLVDYFKKQLED, from the coding sequence ATGGAAAAAATTGTATCGCTTGCCAAAAGGCGGGGATTTATTTTTCCCGGCAGTGAAATTTATGGCGGATTGGCTAATTCCTGGGATTATGGTCCATTAGGCGTTGAACTTAAAAACAATATTAAGCAACTGTGGTGGAAAAAGTTTGTTCAAAATCGCGACGATATCATTGGTATTGATTCGGCTTTAATAATGAATCCAAAAGTTTGGGAAGCGAGCGGGCATGTTGCGACTTTTAACGATCCATTGGTTGAGTGTAAAAAATGTAATTATCGTGAGCGGAGCGATATTTTAATTGCTCTGGAATATCCTGAACCTATTGTTCACGATATTGATCCTATTAAGCAACTAAAGAATCTTATTAAATTAAATATTAAATGTCCGAATGGCGGAGTTCATGACTGGACTATCCCAAGGCAGTTTAACTTAATGTTTAAAACTAATCTCGGGCCTGTAGAAAGTAGAGAGAATGTTGTTTATTTGCGTCCAGAAACGGCCCAAGGAATGTTTGTCGATTTTAAAAATGTTTTGGATACAAGCAGAAAAACCGTGCCGTTTGGCATTGCCCAAATCGGCAAAGCATTCAGGAATGAAATTACGCCGGGGAATTTTATTTTCAGAACTCGTGAATTTGAACAGATGGAAATTGAATATTTTATTCCGGTGCCGAAAAAGGACAAAGATTGGCAGGAACATTTTGAATATTGGAGGAAAGAAATGCATGATTGGATGGAAAAAGATTTAGGCTTGGATAAAAAACATATTTATGAACTTGAAGTACCCGAAGATAAACGCGCCCATTACTCAAAGCGGACAATAGATTTTGAATATGATTTTCCCTTCGGTAAGAACGAACTTTACGGTTTGGCTTATCGAACCGATTTTGATTTGAGAAATCATTATAAAGAAACAGCGCCTTACAGGGATTCTCAAACCGGTGAAGAATTTTGGCCGCATGTGATTGAACCGACTTGGGGGGTCGATCGATCCATTTTAGCGGTTTTAATAGAACATTACGCAGAAGATAATGACAGAGTTTTACTAAAGTTACCGTCAAAATTAGCACCCTATAAGGTTGCTGTTTTTCCGCTTTTGGCAAATAAGCCCGAATTGGTGAATAAAGCGAAAGAGATTTACGACGAATTAAAACAAAATTTTATGGTCGCTTGGGATGACCGCGGCAATATCGGGAAACGTTATTATGCGCAAGATGAAATTGGGACGCCATTTTGCATAACCGTAGATTTTGACTCGCTTGAAGACAAAAAAGTCACAGTTCGCAATAGGGACATGATGAAGCAGGAAAGGGTAGCAGTTAAAGATTTAGTGGATTATTTTAAAAAACAACTTGAAGATTAA